The Saccharolobus shibatae B12 genomic interval GTTATTAGGCGAGATGGAAGTGCAAAAATAGTTATATATTCATCTACAACAGCGACAATATTTTCAGCCAAAATTGAGGGAACCAAATTATTCACCTTTAAGGTGAATCCAGTCAATTTGCAACACGGTAATAATGAGATAACGATTCAGTTTGACGACATATCATCTCTTGTGGAGAATTCAACATGCATCATAACGTTGATTGTGGACGTTGGAGGGAATAGTATACCAATAAATGTGAACGCGATATATCAAGGATCCCAATAATCCTTAGCCCTTCTTTTCAGTTCCAAAGCTATCTCTAATACTTTACTGTAACTCCTCTCACTAATTATCTTCTCCACAACTTCTGCCTTGATTGCAACGTATCCGTGTACTAATATATTCCTAAACGATATCATATTATTCAAGAAAGAACTCTTAACAAGTTTAACTCAGAAATCTTTCTTAAGCTCTCCTTATACACCTCAACACTTATACCCAAGTTAGTGAGAAGTCTTCTCGTTAGATCAATGAATGCTTGAGACTGTAATTGTAATAAATGCAACGTAGCGTAATAGATTATCAGCCGTTTATATTCTTGATCTCGTCAAGCTTAACGGTATAATCATTTCTAATAACTTATCAAGTATTGTCACTTTGTCTCAACCTCTTCATAACTGAAATAACGGCAATAGGGTCACTTGACGCCAGAAGAAGTAAAATATCAACGCTAATAATGAAGCTGGCAATTGCCAAAATTAGCGAACCGTTTTCACGTAATACAACCCTTTCAATTCCTTACAAAAGGTTTGAAAGCCTCGCCTTTTTAAGGCGGGGATGGCAATTTAAATACTTCTTTTTCTAAAATGTCATTGATGGCTAGGAGGAAGAAAAAGAACCCAATCAGAGCTACAGTTTCAATGAAGATTGGTTCATCAGACTCCCTCCTAGCCTTCTCAAATCATTATGTAAAAGCATTAAGGTACGTCCTGTTCTGGTTAAAAGAAAATAAGGTAAACCCAAATGAGAATGGAGTATTACAGTTAGTCCACCAAGAACTTTATGAAAAGTTAAGGGAAGAATTCTCTCTA includes:
- a CDS encoding HepT-like ribonuclease domain-containing protein, whose product is MISFRNILVHGYVAIKAEVVEKIISERSYSKVLEIALELKRRAKDYWDP